The following are encoded in a window of Spea bombifrons isolate aSpeBom1 chromosome 2, aSpeBom1.2.pri, whole genome shotgun sequence genomic DNA:
- the LNX2 gene encoding ligand of Numb protein X 2 gives MGTATEELVVIEDDSTLDPLCFECGQQHWTRENHLYNYQNEVDDDLVCHICLQPLLQPLDTPCGHTFCYKCLRNFLQEKDFCPLDRKRLHFKFCKKSSILVHKLLDKLVVSCPFSTTCKDTMQRCDVEAHLKNRCPGASHRREVLHQQRATNLQIDIEGETGPSVIDQPGAVSPDVEKAGTVPALLERNSTPTVLPMCSEDQGFENPDFEEGSVADTTHLPPTLPEGEITAIEIHRSNPYIELGISIVGGNETPLINIVIQEIYRDGIIARDGRLLAGDQVLQVNNVDISNVSHNYARMVLSQPCSLLHLTVLRERRFGNRTHGHVDSNSQRDESFHVTLNKRGSNEQLGIKLVRRTDESGVFILDLLEGGLAAQDGRLHSNDRVLAINGLDLKHGTPELAAQIIQGSGERVHMTVFRHGKHQSGSITRETSNGQSHHHMQQFYHHRPSAHKDLSQCVTCQEKHITVKKAPMESLGMTVAGGRGSKSGELPIFVTSVQPHGCLARDSRIKRGDVLLSINGIDLTNLSHSEAVTMLKASATSSVITLKALEVEVVEEQSQTNEEMSTISENEYDASWSPSWVMWLGLPSCLHSCHDVILRRSSLGSWGFSIVGGYEENHTNQPFFIKTIVLGTPAYYDGRLKCGDMIVAVNGLSTVGMSHSALVPMLKEQRSKVTLSVISWPGSLV, from the exons ATGGGTACAGCAACTGAGGAACTGGTAGTGATAGAGGATGACTCCACCTTGGACCCTCTGTGTTTCGAGTGCGGTCAGCAGCACTGGACAAGAGAGAACCATCTGTACAATTATCAGAATGAAGTGGACGATGACCTGGTTTGCCACATTTGCCTACAACCACTGCTGCAGCCTTTAGACACGCCATGCGGTCACACGTTCTGCTATAAGTGCCTCAGAAACTTCCTACAGGAGAAGGACTTCTGCCCCCTGGACCGCAAACGTTTGCACTTCAAGTTTTGCAAGAAATCCAGTATCTTGGTGCACAAGCTGCTGGACAAGCTTGTCGTTTCTTGCCCTTTCTCCACCACATGCAAAGATACCATGCAGAGGTGTGATGTGGAAGCGCACCTTAAAAACAG GTGTCCCGGAGCATCCCACCGTAGAGAAGTACTGCACCAGCAGAGGGCAACCAATTTGCAGATAGATATTGAAGGTGAAACTGGCCCTTCTGTGATTGACCAACCAGGAGCTGTATCACCAGATGTAGAAAAAGCAGGAACTGTGCCAGCGCTCTTGGAGAGGAACTCAACCCCAACTGTACTTCCCATGTGTTCCGAAGACCAAGGCTTCGAAAACCCTGACTTTGAGGAGGGCTCAGTGGCCGACA CTACGCATCTACCGCCGACCCTGCCCGAGGGGGAAATCACTGCGATAGAAATTCACCGCTCCAATCCTTACATAGAATTGGGAATCAGCATAGTTGGTGGCAACGAGACtcctttaataaatattgtcaTCCAAGAGATATATCGAGACGGCATCATCGCTCGGGATGGAAGACTTCTTGCTGGCGACCAAGTCCTTCAA GTTAATAATGTTGATATCAGCAATGTGTCTCATAACTATGCTAGGATGGTCCTTTCGCAACCATGTTCTTTGTTGCATCTCACTGTCCTGCGGGAGCGGAGGTTTGGGAACAGGACACATGGCCACGTGGACAGTAATTCACAACGAGATGAGAGTTTTCACGTCACCCTGAACAAGAGAGGCTCCAACGAACAGCTCGGTATTAAGCTTGTCCGTAGGACGGATGAATCGGGAGTTTTTATTCTGGACCTCTTGGAAGGAGGATTGGCTGCTCAGGACGGGAGACTTCACAGCAATGACAGAGTTCTAGCTATCAACGGGCTTGACTTGAAACACGGAACCCCTGAACTTGCTGCTCAGATTATTCAG ggtaGTGGAGAACGTGTTCATATGACTGTATTCCGACATGGAAAGCATCAGAGCGGCAGCATTACTAGGGAAACGAGTAATGGTCAGTCTCACCATCACATGCAGCAATTCTATCATCACAGACCCAGTGCGCATAAG GATCTTTCCCAGTGTGTTACATGCCAGGAGAAGCATATTACTGTAAAGAAAGCACCCATGGAGTCATTGGGAATGACTGTGGCTGGGGGCCGAGGAAGTAAGAGTGGGGAGCTACCAATCTTTGTGACGAGTGTGCAGCCTCATGGATGCCTTGCACGAGACAGCAGAATCAAACGAG gGGATGTCCTACTGAGTATTAATGGTATCGACCTGACCAATCTCAGCCACAGTGAGGCGGTGACCATGCTGAAAGCCAGTGCGACCTCCTCAGTAATCACACTGAAAGCCCTGGAGGTGGAAGTTGTTGAAGAACAATCACAAACCAATGAAGAAATGAGCACAATCAGTGAAAATGAGTATGATGCCAGCTGGTCTCCATCATGGGTCATGTGGCTGGGACTTCCCAG CTGTCTTCATAGTTGCCATGATGTAATCCTTCGGAGAAGTAGTTTGGGGAGTTGGGGCTTCAGTATTGTTGGTGGTTATGAGGAAAATCACACAAACCAACCATTCTTCATTAAAACGATTGTACTCGGGACTCCTGCCTATTACGATGGACGACTGAA GTGTGGAGATATGATCGTTGCTGTAAACGGGCTCTCCACCGTGGGAATGAGCCATTCTGCACTAGTGCCGATGCTTAAAGAGCAGAGAAGCAAAGTTACTCTCAGTGTTATCTCTTGGCCTGGAAgcctagtttaa